ccaggggtttttctgcatttgcggtttcctcgttaacaaaaattttggtatctgtgttattcttttccgcattatatttgtttatataattgaaatatcacaggttgtgcgtaagttgaatcaattgtgaatccaacctctggttgttgattaaattgattgacacttggatattggtttttgataccgtccaagttatttcttatattcaatcgggctcgcaaattcctatttgtttgattgcagattgaattgagaaatagagatataactctttgatatacttttcttaagattgaatttgactgtctagttgattctcttgaaaatatattggagttagtccatacagattgctaagagaaatattgggtgtggttgttagacccccgcttttttcaaattggttactgttcacctaggtttatcaaaagacggaacaaaaactcgtaggtatttctgtgggagatagatttatctatccaatagacttttctgtgtgagacagatttgtttatcaagtgttcgactttgggtctagcaactcttagttgtgggtgagatcagctaagggaatcaagtgcgtagagtcctgctgggattcagaggcgtaaggaacgcgactttaccttaatcagtatgagattggttagggatcaactacattccagtccgaagttatttttgtagtaggctagagtctatcgCGGCATAATACAGTatggtattcaaatatggactaggtctcggggtttttccgcatttgcggtttcctcgttaacaaaacttctggtgtctatgttatttcttttccacattatatttgtttatataattgaaatatcacaggttgtgcgtagttcaatcaattggtaaatccaacctttggttgttgattgaaattgattgacacttgaacattggtctttggtaccgttcaagttgtttctcataataatcaggctcgcagatttctatctatttgatttgctgattacattgagaaacagagatataactcttggatatattttcctcgattagagtctgactgtctagttgattctcttggaattatattggagttattccatacagattgcctaaacgaaatattgggtgtggttgttagacccctgctttttcaacgTACTACAAGGCGTGATCATGTATCCTGGGAGACGATATTCGTAGAACCGTAAGCACAGTCTGTGGGGATGAATTGTTTTTAAGGAAAGAGGAGTACCTCGCCTCGATCAACCAATCCGATAAGTCTTTCTATCTCtttactttgttaatatttttgtttgTCGCATGAACTTGATTTTCGAAAAACCGAAACCGCATATTTTTTTCAACATACTCAACAACAAATATCTAACTCTttgcaaaatcaattttaatACCAGTGAGTAATACAAAAGATACGAGAATGAGTCTCAAATTTCTACATGTTCCACATTAGGATCAACAAAAATAAGTGTCATCTGCATACGGCTAATGACTGACCAACAAGTTACCCATCTTCTTTGACATGAAAACCCGAAAGAATACCTTGCTGTTGAGCTTACTTTGTCATGCATATAAGAGCTTCACtaacaacaagaaaaagaaaagatgaaatgggatcacctttttttttgtaagttagaATTTCAATAAAACAGCCTAACATGGGGTGTTAGGAACCCTTACATCATTTCTAGTAGAGCCATCTAAAAAGCTAGGACTTGCatatgttgtctcattaaaaccttgacaaagaaaACCCATTGTGGTAAAGCCTtgtcgaaggaaaaagagtacaaagaaaagagtccaaaaaaataaaacaggATTGAAactacataaaataaaaaaaattacattcaaagttctttaagttcatagaaATTATTCGTTCTCCATCGATATCCAATGAGTAGTCTTCTAATACTGGCAGTATGTATGGTTTCATAGATGAGATTTGAAGGTTGAACTTCTTTGCTCGCGATAACAGTATCAATAAGTTTTCCTGAGCCCTTTTACCACAAACAAGTCTGATAAAAGTGTCACGACGGCCTATACAGGAAAGAGATCTCTTCTTAATAATTGAGGATGACGGTATAGCCTTTTCCACAATCgaagattttgttgatgagaGTTGCATCTTCGAAAAAAATGTAGCCCTTTAGAACATAGCCAGTATTGATTTCAGCATCGTGTTGTTTCACAGGAGCATTCAAATTCCTATTCCAAGAAGAAACACAAAAATAGGTTAAACTACATACCAACCTTACAAATACACTATACATATTAAAAGGGGAAGCTAATAAACAGAAATTAACCCGAGTTGTAACTATCACCAATTGAAAACTAATGTAACCTATTACCAAACCAAATACTAataaaattgaaaagatgagggccAAATAAGAAACCTAGTTTATTGTCCAGACTCAACTATTCCAAAGCTTAAAGCAACTCCGACTACTAAACTAATAAGTTTTTTAAACAACTCATCACAGGGAGATTATTATGCTCCTAATGTTCAGTGTAAACCCATGCTAATGAACTTGAAATGTTGCCATCAACATAATAAAAATGAAACTCGTAACTATCTAGAAAAAAGAAACAGAGAGAGGAGAAAAAGGCCCCTTAAGGCAACCCAAACCAACTGCATTTGTGTCCTGACTCTTGACTTGAGCTCGATTGACAATTTTCCAATTAAAAGAATCTCAAAATCTGAAAACAACACTAGCTACAGAGAGATATTAAAAGACACAGATTCTACTTTGAATCCTCAAACATGAAGAGGAGGATTCACAAATCAAATTAGAAAACTGAATGAAAGATGAATAGTTAACAGAAGTAAAATTAAGTGGACTTGCCTGAGGTTGGATCAGTCAAAGAAGTAGTGAGTTCAAACTGATGATTACTCTTCATATTTGACACAAATAAATCAAGGGGGCAGGGAAGAAAGACTGACAACTTTAGACTTTCTACAAGAGCCTAGAGATCTAATATAGGAAAACAAagacaagaaaaagaagaagatagaatGGTACAAAGACAGGCCACATTACAAAAGGAGAGACAGAACtccaaaaaccaaaataaacaaTCCTATAGAAAAACCTATTGAAGAAGATAACACACAAATGATTTTAACCAAGATTCCCAAAGAAAACATCAAGGAACTATGATAATAGGGATATTATGAAGATAACAACTAAACAAACAGTAAAGAGAGGAAGTTAAAGTTGAATAAAACCAAGTCGGATCAACAAAGAAAAGAGAGGAATTTAAAAGAGAAAGAATAAATCTAGCTAGAGGAGGAAAAGAAGATAAGCAAAGGAACCATACTAACAAGGCAAAGAGCTAAAAATTCTTAGGCAAAAGCAATGGGATAAATACATAAATTTTCATCAAAAACAGGACTTTGGACAAATAACAGCCAGAAAACTTATTAGGATGGAATCTAAGCTCAGAAAGAAGAAGCCAAAATTCAGTCTGAAGAAAAAACCAGTCAATCGACCATGACAAGATCACTAACCAGAAATAGAATAGATTAAATAAGAATACTGGCATAACTATTAGAAGAGGGGAGAATTAGGGGTTTTAGATTTAAACAACAAATTAcccaagagaagagaagaaatatCAGAATTTTGAAATCAACCACAAAGGTACACTGACCACATAAGAGAAAAAGGAGAAATAAACATTAAAAGAGAGAGGAATTGAGAGAAATTTCAAAGAGATAAGAAATGAAACATCAACAGGAGATACTCTTGATCTACCTTCCCCCAAGCGGTCCTAATCTTTACTCGCAATCAGAGTGAGCCGCCATTagagatttgaaaaaaaaaagtttagggttttcaaaaaaagagaaaagagcgTAGAGGAGAGAGAAATGAGAGAGAGCGACCAAGGTGAAATAGTTGAAATGGGATCACCTTGTATCATCCTCTTTTTACAAATGAAATAATGTAACACTTCCATTCACATACTCaccaccctagttagcaattcggggtacggGAAACGTTCAGAACGGaatacgtacgagtattatacggatttgtaaaattcaaattcggtcaaaaatccggtcaacgttTCGTGATTCGGCAGTAATACGGAAcgtcatacgtacgtgtataattcgttttacacATATGAATACGGTGTACAAAATTCGGCATATATTAACCTGTTAAAAAGTCATTTTCAATATAATCCCTTCTTAGATACCATAATTTAATAGTGACATGAACTATATATATGATAGAtgaatacaatcagcaaataatATGTATGTCGTGGTATTGGAATCAGATTCGTGTATGTAAAATTTTAAAAGTCaaaaatataataaagaatgataatttaGTGATGATGTAACAAAGTATTATACGGGCCGTATGATTCGGTAATTCGTAAATACGCGTATAATTCGTTTTGATCTGAAAATTCGCGAATCTAAGTCGGGATTCCAATTATCTGACTGATACGTACGGATTCGGTCGATACGGACGGATTCACAAATTATACTCGTataattcgcgaacttactaactaggctcacCACACCATCTCCCCAGTCTTCTCTTATTCTCCCCAAACCCCAAGTGTTTGAGAATTTTATCCATAGAGTCCCAATTCACATGATCAAAACTTTTCCTCTCAAAAATCACCTTACATGATCTAAAGTTTTCTCAAAGTCGGTTCAGATACCTATACCTATCTAATATTCAGGCCCATCTCTCAATAGTCTCTACTACATATATTGTAGTGTAAAGTAAATCTCCAAAATAATCATTTCTCGCATCGGATACTTAATCCacaatgttaaaggagaatcatgTAATTTGTACTACCTTCAATTAAAGTAGCATTATCTTTGGCAATTTCAATCGGTTAGAACAACATTACACAAAGGTATTGTATCGGCTCAAAATATGACAGATGAAATAATTTTGAAGTCTGTTTATTGAAACTAGAAACCCACTATCGGGAACAAACATGAACATCCCTTCTTATAATTACAAAGAAATTGAACACACCTAATTAACTAACGCACAAAGAGTCATCACACGTACACGCAGATACAAACACCAAATGGATATATGATCACCGGGAACAATAATTAATAAGTACTAATTCAcagataatctttttttttttcttttttttgcagaGCTGCATAAATCTAACTGGACGGTGTCGGAGAGAGGCATCATCATCATTTCGTGAGAACAAAGATAGCATAGATGATGCCTGGAATGTATCCGAGGAATGTAAGAACTAGGCAGATCCAGAATTCCACCTGCACACAGACAGTTAATTAGTCGGAATTCTAAAAAGAGAATGAAAACATAAATATAATCGGAACTCCGAAAACAAACGTACTAACAAGTGAGAAAACGAAGGATATATGCAAAGGAAACTAAGTAGCAGAAAGACGAAGTACCTGACAGCCGAATCTGAGAAAAACTCCGAGAGGAGGAAGGATAATTGCCAAGATGATTTCTACCAAAGTTGCTGTAGACATGTTTGTAAATTTTAGTTAGTTTATCCAAGAAGAAattgagagaagaagaaggtgtGGAAGAGCTAGTAGTGACTTTGATGAATGTTGGATATCAGGTTAAAAGTGAAGAGATACATAGCAGCAAACACTTGTTTATATAGACACTTGTTCAACTTTATCTCTTTCATTTGAAAACTCCAAAACATATAATCAcgtgcctagttagtaagttcgcgaatgattcgcgaatcattcgcgaatttttccgtatcacgaattttaccgtcttattggcgtacgtttgcaactccgaacccaagtcgcgtattatgtggcattcccggattattcgcgaatcgttcacgaattttacgtatcccgaatgatacgtccgcttaattcgccataaattctttagcttttacttttcaaagactccactttttgggctttactgcctcccgaacatacacgaccgaatattagacgtgttgtaatttttatgaaacaaaaacgactgaagagatttgaaggtgaaggtgagagagatctcaaactcactaaccaagcatctaaaccaccatacgacgtccttttggataactaatgttgtatatattattaatatcatcatattgagtttattttttccttaaataactcacacatatgcataaaaattggtctatgaccttataaatacaaattatttgttatatatagataccgaattttcagagccgaactcacatttataaatcgaattatacacgtacgtatgccgttccgaattaatgacgaatcacgtcccgttgaccgaattttggaccgaatctggattttacaaaaccgtataatactcgtacgtttaccgttccgtatgtttgccgaatcccgaattgctaactaggatcacGTGACGTGACTACAGATTTGAATTAAGACAGTTAAATACTAATTAGTAAGACTAATTCTGTAATTATACTATAATTTTTCAAAGTTAGGAAAATTTTCTCACTAATTTGAGTGTCTATTATTGGTTTACGTGAACCATTTGGGTTTTGTTGTTAGCTGTATATCATTACCAACCAGTACCAGCAGTACTGTAGCTACTTTATTCTTAATTTGGCAAAATAAGATAAACATACCGACATCTTCGTGTTCATGACAGGGCTATGGATACTTTACAAGGGTCCTTTGTCTTTGATTACTTAGCGTAGAAATATCCTTCGATTACCTGTCAAAACTGCTCCTGGTCCTATATCGAGTGATTATGTCGACGGCAAAGTAATTACTATTCACAATTATGTGTAACTATATATCAAGGCGGCCGCATTACCAAAATTCTATATATAAAATCACTGGGTGATGATACGAgtgatctgagttcgaaactcgtaaACActaaaattctttaccgatcaagaaaagaaaaaaaacgataTATTGGCACATCTTATTTAGCTTGTGGTATCGTCAGGCAGAATTTCTTCACCCATTTTTTACTCTGCCTCTTTGTTATATGAATTATGATATCCTTCTCGATAAACTGATAATAACCAGGAGAGGAGAAGCTAGACCTGTCAACAATACTCGTTACTCTGctattgtgtacacatatatctcactatcggacacgtgtatacagaaaggtacgtggaaagcatgcaagccaaaacatcaaaacatgatgcgtcacgaagcaccaaataaacctctaggagttgctttatctcatccccagaagaggggccaagatcaacggtggagagaaagttagctgacacggactgacaggggcagaagacacttgtctgacacgagcagacccctcaactacccgcattaaacactctgagcagtgcacgtgtcgaccaacctgtggaacgagcgaagatgcctccgcgggatcgagggggaaacgcagaactccgcgtgatggacgcaaggacacgagaagataaggttccaacggtcttcagagatgggtcccacgttccaaccttataaatacccaatctccacaaagaggaagGGGGGgaaaaaaacatcaggagagaaggagagagagagagagaggatagtaagggtaagttaatcccttagtggagagaaatatgtaaacccaaagtcattcaaatatccatgtaaccgtgaataatatagtagaacaacaaaccccgtggatgtaggccttagtgctgaaccacgtaaaccttggtcttatttacatttcagcactttacattcatttagctccgcacgtatttgtttatatgttttgttttcctttaatacttgtatcccatgcatgatcgccacgcacggggaagtaggaggaggccatgataaacccgaaggttttgagccaatgaatccacgtcagggtatcatcatcgtaatctctttagacgttaACGATTGATTGTGGGCATTCGGACCCCCGCGTAGTTTttgtgtccacaatttggcgctagaaacagggacttcgtcccggtaaaagatttatcttgtcctgtgattgcTCCGATTTTtttagctcggaccgtatagatcattcgtcaactgtattatgttcaaaaacccacctttttccttcgataagagttattgttccaagcaagggttattgtcctaatccgtcggatttacaattttcgtagtcttttttatactaaggatcgcctctaataaaactttaacccataTTTTATATGCTAAGGATCGCATGTCCCATATTTTATtgcctgcgggtattaattccctcttgaaaaattgtatttcgccaactaacccgcttcacgcggatattcccgtttctgtttgaaataatttatacagagagaacgtgtcgtgagtaaagaaggcaagtttacgcgaaatttcgtcatcaacaaaagggcacgtgatggagaagacgcaggaagcaggaaagtccaaagctttgtcaaaagaaacaccccggacaaccccgatcatcactcGAAGCAaacagaaaggagataaaactaaaatgaccaatcgaaggcaggataccgcagaaatcacttcacccatgaacgctaattctgttgcagtggcggctctcagagcagcaacgataaaatacggggaagctgcggtagtcccgaaggctgcggaggctagcaataccttcgccatgagtcaacttaaccaaccaagggaaagggtggatgaatccggaacattccaacccgc
This DNA window, taken from Papaver somniferum cultivar HN1 chromosome 3, ASM357369v1, whole genome shotgun sequence, encodes the following:
- the LOC113361896 gene encoding hydrophobic protein RCI2A, translated to MSTATLVEIILAIILPPLGVFLRFGCQVEFWICLVLTFLGYIPGIIYAIFVLTK